A segment of the Pseudomonadota bacterium genome:
AATCTATAGACAAAGTCGAATATTTACTTACAAACTTTCACCCGTTGGGTGTTATTTCTCATTAACGTAACGCCTTTATTTTTCAAGGCTAAACGCTGATAGCTAACAGCTAATCGCTTAACTTAGGAATCATTAAACTAATGGCTTATGGCTAAAAGCTAATCGCTCAGTTCAGGAAGGAGATATCTGCTGATGGGCAAAAGTGCTCTTAACGGTGAAACCCGAAAAACCATTATTGCCATTGCTCAGGCTGACATTCTGGTTGGAATCCCCAGCTATAACAATGAAAAAACCATCGGTCATGTTACTGAAGCCATTAAACTGGGACTGGCAAAATATTATCCCGCTTCACGGGCGGTACTCTTTAATTCGGATGGCGGTTCTGATGATCGAACCAGAGCGGTTTTTGAGCGTACTGCCAAAACTGATTCTTATGACACTTTTTTCATCATTAAGCCACAGTTCCCCCTGGAAAACTTAAGCAGCAAATATATCGGCATTCCCGGTAAAGGTTCTGCATTCAAGGCCATTTTTGAGGCGGCACACATGCTTGGAGTCAAAGCCTGCGCCGTCCTGGATTCAGATTTACGCAGCATTACCCCTGAATGGATACAATTGCTGCTGGCTCCCGTGCTGGCTAAAGACTATGGCTACGTCTGCCCATTTTACCGCCGCTACAAGTATGACGGAACTATTACCAACAGTATCGCCTTTCCTTTTACCCGAGCCCTCTATGGTCGGCGGGTTCGCCAGCCTATTGGGGGGGATTTCGGCTTTTCCGGCAAGCTCCTGGAGCTTTACCTCAAACAGGATGTCTGGGATACCGATGTTACCCGTTTCGGCATCGACATCTGGATGACTACCACCGCCATTGTTAATGGTTTTAAGATCTGCCAGTCATTCATGGGGGCGAAAATCCATGATGTCAAGGATCCCGGATCGGATCTGGGACCCATGTTCATCCAGGTGGTCGGTACCATTTTTTCCCTGATGGGCACCTATGAATCCCATTGGCAGAAAGTTGTCGGCAGCCGGCCTACGGCAATTTTGGGATTCCAAGCGGAAACCGCGCCCAAGCCGCTGAATGTTAACGTCTCCCGGATGATGACCAAATTTACTGACGGAATTTCAACTTATACGTCTGCATACCAGCAGATTCTTTCTGAACAAGTTTTTGCAAAGTTGATGGAAGTCACTGAAATGGCCGGAAATAATATAGACTTTCCCAAAACACTATGGGTTAAAGTGATTTTTGATTACGCAGTATTTTACCAGACAGCTCAGGACCGCCAGCAGCTCCTGCAGTCTTTAATACCCCTCTATTATGGATTTATTTCATCATTTGTCCATGAAACTGAAAACCTGGATGACTACCAGGCTGAAGAAGTAATCGAAGAACTCTGCCAGATTTATGAAGACAGCAAACCATACCTGGTTGAACGATGGCAGCAAAATAAGCACTGATACTAAGGGAGTCAGGAAAATGGAAAGCAAGAAAAAGATTCTCTCAATTGACGACGAGGAAAATATCCGTTTACTGTTATCCTGTGAGCTCGAGGATGAAGGCTATGAGGTCATCGGTCTGGGGGACCCACAGCAGGCAATGAAGATGATCGAAGATGAGCAACCTGACATCATCATACTGGACATTAAAATGCCGCAGTTAAGCGGCATTGAGCTGTTAAAAATGATCCGGGACAAATACTATGACTTACCGGTTATCCTCTTATCGGCTTACAGTACTTTCAAACGGGATGTCGCAGCCATGGCCTCAGATTACTATGTGGTTAAATCTGCCGACCTGAACGAGTTGAAAAAACTGATTAAAAAGATTTTAAAAACTCAGCTGTAAAAACTTACTATTTCTTCTCATCTTCACTGGCAGTGGTTTTTACGGCCGGTTTTTTTTCGGATGATTTCGGCGCTGCAGTTTTAGGTTTTTTCGCCCTTGAGGCGGCTGTTTTTGTAGTGGTCTTCCTGGTCGTCGTTTTCTTTTTTACCGGTTTATCCGCGGTTGTATCAGTGGCAGTACTTTTTTCTGCCCTTTTGGCCGCCGGTTTTTCCACAGTTTCTTTCTTTTCAGAAGCCGAAAAGGTATCAGTATCGGCTTCATCTTCTACCGGCACCTCCTCTGCTTTTATCTCGTTAATTTCCTGAAGGAGCAACTCCTGCTCCTGATCAAGATCAGATAAGGTCAATAACAGCTGGGATATCTCCTCCTTATCCCAAACATCATCTTCTTTCTGTAAAACCTTGAATATATAAAGGCGTTCCCCAAGATTTTTAAAATAATTTTTGCGTTGACGACGAATGGAAGATAATTTTACCTGCCGGGTAGCCACGCGACAAAGCTTTCCACTTTCATAGGTAATTTTTTT
Coding sequences within it:
- a CDS encoding response regulator; this encodes MESKKKILSIDDEENIRLLLSCELEDEGYEVIGLGDPQQAMKMIEDEQPDIIILDIKMPQLSGIELLKMIRDKYYDLPVILLSAYSTFKRDVAAMASDYYVVKSADLNELKKLIKKILKTQL
- a CDS encoding glycosyltransferase, translating into MGKSALNGETRKTIIAIAQADILVGIPSYNNEKTIGHVTEAIKLGLAKYYPASRAVLFNSDGGSDDRTRAVFERTAKTDSYDTFFIIKPQFPLENLSSKYIGIPGKGSAFKAIFEAAHMLGVKACAVLDSDLRSITPEWIQLLLAPVLAKDYGYVCPFYRRYKYDGTITNSIAFPFTRALYGRRVRQPIGGDFGFSGKLLELYLKQDVWDTDVTRFGIDIWMTTTAIVNGFKICQSFMGAKIHDVKDPGSDLGPMFIQVVGTIFSLMGTYESHWQKVVGSRPTAILGFQAETAPKPLNVNVSRMMTKFTDGISTYTSAYQQILSEQVFAKLMEVTEMAGNNIDFPKTLWVKVIFDYAVFYQTAQDRQQLLQSLIPLYYGFISSFVHETENLDDYQAEEVIEELCQIYEDSKPYLVERWQQNKH